In Arsenophonus sp. aPb, one DNA window encodes the following:
- a CDS encoding AcrZ family multidrug efflux pump-associated protein gives MLDILKSMLFALCMVPIVMGGIMLLIYGIGELFNILSKAQFHHSKK, from the coding sequence ATGCTGGATATTTTAAAAAGTATGCTTTTTGCACTCTGTATGGTGCCGATTGTAATGGGTGGAATTATGTTATTAATTTATGGCATTGGCGAGCTTTTTAACATATTGTCGAAGGCACAATTCCATCACTCAAAGAAATAA
- a CDS encoding L-serine ammonia-lyase: MSSVFDIFKIGIGPSSSHTVGPMKAGKQFVDDLIEKEMLTTVKRISVDVYGSLSLTGKGHATDIAIIMGLAGNLPDTVAIDSISTFVENVEQTQRLSLANGQHEVNFPTQGGMNFHTTNLPLHENGMVITAFADEDKLYSKTYYSIGGGFIVDEEHFGQESGSPVKLPYPYKSAADLQRHCKDTGLSLSALVMQNELALRSKEEIQTHFDAVWQVMQQAIERGVNTEGLLPGPLRVPRRAAALRRMLVTSDNTTTDPMAVVDWINMFALAVNEENAAGGRVVTAPTNGACGIIPAVLSYYDKFIRPINENSYTRFFLVAGVIGSLYKMNASISGAEVGCQGEVGVACSMAAAALTELMGGSPAQVCIAAEIGMEHHLGLTCDPVGGQVQVPCIERNAIAAVQAVNAARMALRRVSDPRVCLDKVIETMYETGKDMNAKYRETSQGGLAIKITYCD, translated from the coding sequence ATGAGTAGTGTTTTTGATATTTTTAAAATTGGCATTGGCCCATCCAGTTCTCATACTGTCGGGCCAATGAAAGCCGGGAAACAATTTGTTGATGATCTAATCGAAAAAGAGATGCTAACCACGGTAAAGCGTATTAGCGTTGATGTTTATGGCTCATTATCATTAACCGGTAAAGGGCATGCCACTGATATTGCCATTATCATGGGATTAGCTGGTAATTTACCTGATACTGTAGCTATCGATTCCATCTCTACTTTCGTTGAAAATGTTGAACAAACTCAGCGCTTATCTCTTGCCAATGGACAACATGAGGTGAATTTTCCTACCCAAGGGGGGATGAACTTTCATACCACTAATCTGCCACTCCATGAAAATGGTATGGTAATTACTGCTTTCGCAGATGAAGATAAACTGTACAGTAAAACCTATTACTCGATTGGCGGTGGTTTTATCGTTGATGAAGAGCATTTTGGTCAAGAAAGTGGGTCGCCTGTTAAACTACCTTATCCATACAAATCAGCCGCTGATCTACAACGGCACTGCAAAGATACCGGCCTTTCACTTTCGGCCTTGGTTATGCAAAATGAATTAGCATTGCGTAGCAAAGAAGAAATCCAAACTCATTTCGATGCCGTCTGGCAGGTTATGCAGCAAGCTATTGAACGTGGTGTCAATACCGAAGGTTTATTACCAGGCCCACTTCGGGTACCACGTCGTGCAGCAGCATTGAGAAGAATGTTAGTCACCTCAGATAATACAACAACTGATCCCATGGCGGTTGTCGATTGGATTAATATGTTTGCCTTAGCTGTTAATGAAGAAAATGCAGCAGGTGGACGAGTTGTTACCGCACCGACCAATGGCGCTTGTGGCATCATTCCAGCCGTACTTTCTTATTATGATAAATTCATTCGTCCTATTAACGAAAATTCATATACCCGCTTCTTTTTAGTTGCCGGCGTTATCGGCAGCCTTTATAAAATGAATGCTTCAATTTCTGGTGCTGAGGTCGGCTGTCAAGGTGAAGTTGGTGTTGCTTGTTCTATGGCAGCTGCCGCATTAACTGAATTAATGGGAGGTAGTCCCGCTCAAGTCTGTATCGCAGCTGAAATTGGCATGGAGCATCATCTTGGCCTTACTTGTGATCCGGTTGGTGGTCAAGTCCAGGTTCCCTGCATCGAGCGTAATGCGATTGCAGCAGTTCAGGCAGTTAATGCGGCCCGAATGGCTTTACGTCGGGTCAGTGATCCGCGCGTTTGCTTGGATAAAGTGATTGAAACCATGTATGAAACCGGCAAAGACATGAATGCCAAATATCGTGAAACTTCACAAGGTGGATTAGCTATTAAAATTACTTATTGCGATTGA
- a CDS encoding TOBE domain-containing protein, which produces MDIFLTLKLHDRLFADARRIKLLNYIKSSGSIKQAAQLAGMSYKSAWHAINEMNQITDKTLLASATGGKGGGGTALTPYGERLLQLYGLLKQIQQKAFHVLNEEDLPLDSLLAAISRFSLQTSARNQFFGTLIEYDSHSIQQTVKIQLTNSNTIINASLTKQSIKRLQLTAGKEVLILIKAPAIKLLPPQTVTAAADNSVTGAVVDIEKDDRDSELKVKLKDGLLLCSIMSNQAIAEQKIKIGSMVTAVFAANQIIVATLQ; this is translated from the coding sequence ATGGATATTTTCTTAACCTTAAAACTTCATGATCGACTATTTGCTGATGCACGGCGGATAAAATTACTCAACTATATAAAATCTTCCGGTTCGATCAAACAAGCAGCACAATTGGCGGGTATGAGTTATAAAAGCGCCTGGCATGCAATAAACGAAATGAATCAAATAACTGATAAAACCCTACTGGCTAGTGCTACCGGCGGTAAAGGTGGCGGTGGTACCGCTTTAACTCCCTACGGCGAACGTTTACTACAACTGTATGGATTATTAAAACAGATCCAGCAAAAAGCCTTTCATGTATTAAATGAGGAAGATTTACCGCTCGATAGTTTGCTGGCGGCAATTTCACGTTTTTCATTGCAAACTAGTGCCCGTAATCAATTCTTTGGTACTTTGATCGAATATGATAGCCACTCAATTCAGCAAACTGTCAAAATTCAGTTAACCAATAGTAACACCATTATAAATGCATCATTAACTAAGCAAAGTATCAAACGATTACAATTAACAGCCGGCAAAGAAGTTTTAATCCTAATTAAAGCACCCGCAATAAAATTACTGCCACCACAAACAGTAACAGCAGCAGCCGATAATAGCGTAACAGGAGCGGTAGTTGATATTGAAAAAGATGATAGAGATAGTGAGTTGAAAGTGAAACTAAAGGATGGATTATTACTTTGTTCTATTATGTCAAATCAAGCAATAGCAGAACAAAAGATAAAAATTGGCAGTATGGTAACGGCGGTTTTTGCTGCTAACCAGATTATCGTCGCAACATTACAATAA
- a CDS encoding iron-containing alcohol dehydrogenase gives MPPSTFCIPTINKIGRGCLVDVVNLMKDYGYQHVLIVTDPFLMNSGLVEKVTRIFLHNKIKSHLFTDAKLVSSLEIVKQSLGCYEQQQIDCIVSIGEGAAYDYAKAMIYLQSDQSIFISDNSKKPWPLITINTTSASNIDNFNPLLDQTKNELINLAIAGSRITPLLSVTEPELMLGLSSEFIAALGMNSLTYAIEAYVSTAANPVTDACALSAVKILSNALRRAVNYSLDLQAHENIAYAQFLAGMAFNNASQGYVQTLAWQVSHFYNQPLTICNAVLLPQVQAFNLKLVAKKLKNIAGAMGIRVAHMTDQRGAEACIAEIRRLNCDLGLPSGLRRLNVQDSDLAKLAKAALKSASGITNPVQANLTDLIAIYQSAM, from the coding sequence ATGCCGCCATCAACTTTTTGCATTCCTACTATCAATAAAATTGGCCGGGGATGTTTAGTCGATGTGGTAAATTTAATGAAGGATTATGGTTATCAGCATGTGCTTATAGTGACTGATCCTTTTTTAATGAACAGTGGTCTGGTTGAAAAAGTAACCAGAATTTTTTTACATAATAAGATTAAAAGTCATCTTTTTACTGATGCAAAATTGGTGTCATCATTAGAAATCGTAAAACAGTCGCTTGGTTGTTATGAACAGCAGCAAATTGATTGTATCGTTTCAATTGGAGAGGGAGCTGCCTATGATTATGCAAAAGCAATGATTTATTTACAATCTGATCAATCGATTTTTATTAGTGATAATAGTAAAAAACCATGGCCTTTAATTACCATTAATACAACTTCCGCCTCAAATATTGATAATTTTAATCCTCTGCTTGATCAAACTAAGAATGAATTAATCAATTTGGCTATAGCCGGATCACGCATTACCCCCTTACTGTCAGTAACTGAGCCGGAATTAATGCTGGGTTTATCAAGTGAATTTATTGCTGCATTAGGTATGAACTCTTTAACTTATGCCATTGAGGCTTATGTTTCTACAGCCGCTAATCCTGTTACCGATGCATGTGCTTTGAGTGCTGTCAAAATATTGAGTAATGCTCTACGCCGAGCGGTTAATTATTCATTAGATTTACAGGCCCATGAAAATATTGCTTATGCCCAGTTTCTTGCGGGTATGGCTTTCAACAATGCTTCGCAGGGATATGTACAGACCTTAGCCTGGCAAGTGAGCCATTTTTATAATCAACCACTCACAATTTGCAATGCCGTTTTGTTGCCCCAAGTACAAGCTTTTAATCTGAAGCTAGTGGCAAAAAAGTTAAAAAATATTGCTGGTGCAATGGGGATTCGAGTTGCTCATATGACCGATCAACGTGGTGCAGAAGCTTGTATTGCTGAAATAAGGCGGCTAAATTGTGATCTTGGACTACCTTCAGGACTAAGACGATTGAATGTTCAGGATAGTGATTTAGCTAAATTAGCTAAAGCAGCGTTAAAAAGTGCTTCCGGTATCACTAATCCTGTTCAGGCGAATTTAACTGATTTGATCGCTATTTACCAATCAGCAATGTAG
- a CDS encoding SDR family oxidoreductase, whose product MKKVAIIGLGWLGLPLALELMRSGIEVVGSKTTPDGVNAARMSGIDCYQLLLTPDIECEAEDLVQLMNATDVLVIMLPANKTAEGGIGYLKAVQLLVDTALSYAIPRIIFTSSTSVYGAQSGTLNEDAELYPNTEVGKTLVEVENWLHQLPNISVDILRLAGLVGEARHAGRFLAGQTALTGGNEPVNLIHQDDIITAIKLLILRPEGGNIYNLCAPEHPIRSSYYTTASQQVALQPPEFISESTPIAGKIIDGSRICRELGFEYNYPDPGNMPMSL is encoded by the coding sequence ATGAAGAAGGTCGCTATCATTGGATTAGGCTGGTTAGGATTGCCCTTGGCGCTTGAGTTAATGCGCTCAGGAATCGAAGTGGTTGGTAGTAAAACTACGCCAGATGGTGTAAATGCAGCAAGAATGTCAGGTATTGATTGTTACCAGCTACTACTTACGCCAGATATTGAGTGTGAAGCCGAAGATCTGGTGCAGTTAATGAATGCTACGGATGTGCTGGTTATTATGTTACCGGCAAATAAAACGGCAGAAGGTGGTATCGGCTATTTGAAGGCGGTACAACTTTTAGTTGATACTGCGCTTTCCTACGCTATACCGCGTATTATTTTTACCAGTTCAACCTCAGTATATGGTGCGCAAAGTGGAACTTTGAATGAAGATGCGGAGCTATATCCTAATACCGAGGTAGGTAAAACGCTGGTCGAGGTAGAAAATTGGTTACACCAATTACCAAATATATCGGTAGATATTCTAAGGCTAGCGGGTTTAGTGGGAGAAGCTCGACATGCAGGACGGTTTTTAGCGGGCCAAACAGCATTAACTGGAGGAAATGAGCCGGTTAATCTTATTCACCAAGATGATATTATTACTGCAATAAAGTTATTAATATTGCGGCCAGAAGGTGGCAATATTTATAATTTATGCGCACCTGAACATCCTATTAGATCATCTTATTATACAACGGCATCGCAACAGGTAGCCTTGCAACCGCCGGAATTTATTTCTGAATCAACGCCTATTGCTGGAAAAATTATAGATGGCAGCCGTATTTGTAGGGAGCTTGGATTCGAATATAACTACCCTGATCCTGGTAATATGCCAATGAGTCTATAA
- a CDS encoding serine hydrolase, with protein MKQSLMTKINRLTNGLSLLFIFVFPMNVYADGPQITPQLDVKAYVLMDYHSGKVLTANNPDERLDPASLTKIMTSYVVGQAIKAGKISVNDLITVGEDAWATGNPVLRGSSLMFLKPSDRVSVLDLNRGIVIQSGNDACIALADYVAGSQTVFVDLMNQYVTSLGLKNTHFKTVHGLDSEGQFSTAHDMAILTQALIRDVPDEYLLHGEKVFTYNKIKQFNRNRLLWSKNLQVDGVKTGHTSGAGYNLITSATNGPMRLIAVVLGAGSDRIRFTESEKLLNWGFRFFTTVIPITADKPFTTEKVWYGNRSTVLLGTEKDAAITIPKGREQDLKATYSLNSDYLKAPLSKNQVVGTINFFINDQLIDKRPLVVKQAIDQGGFLSRVWDYIVVTISSWWQALFG; from the coding sequence ATGAAACAGAGCTTGATGACAAAAATTAACCGTTTGACGAATGGATTAAGTCTATTATTTATTTTTGTTTTCCCGATGAATGTTTATGCCGATGGACCGCAGATTACACCACAACTTGATGTAAAAGCTTATGTGCTGATGGATTATCATAGTGGTAAAGTTTTAACAGCCAACAATCCAGATGAACGTTTAGATCCAGCTAGTTTAACAAAAATTATGACTAGTTATGTGGTGGGTCAAGCGATTAAAGCAGGTAAAATTAGCGTTAATGATCTTATCACTGTGGGAGAAGATGCTTGGGCAACTGGTAATCCTGTTTTACGCGGCTCTTCTTTAATGTTTTTAAAACCGAGCGATAGGGTTTCGGTGCTGGATTTAAATCGTGGTATTGTCATTCAATCTGGGAATGATGCTTGTATTGCATTGGCAGATTACGTCGCCGGTAGTCAAACTGTTTTTGTCGATCTCATGAACCAGTATGTTACCTCATTAGGATTAAAAAATACGCATTTTAAGACCGTACACGGCTTGGATTCAGAAGGCCAATTCAGTACTGCCCATGATATGGCGATATTAACTCAGGCTCTAATTAGAGATGTACCCGATGAGTATTTATTACACGGCGAAAAAGTGTTTACTTACAATAAAATTAAGCAATTTAATCGCAATCGTTTATTGTGGAGCAAAAACTTACAGGTGGATGGCGTTAAGACCGGTCATACTAGTGGAGCAGGGTATAATCTTATCACATCGGCAACGAATGGCCCGATGCGATTGATTGCTGTGGTGTTGGGCGCAGGGAGTGATCGCATTCGTTTTACTGAAAGTGAAAAGCTGCTAAATTGGGGATTTCGTTTTTTTACAACGGTTATTCCCATAACGGCAGATAAGCCCTTTACGACTGAAAAGGTATGGTATGGTAACCGGTCTACGGTTCTATTGGGAACTGAAAAAGATGCAGCGATAACCATCCCGAAAGGAAGAGAACAAGACTTAAAAGCGACCTATAGTCTTAACTCTGATTATCTCAAAGCTCCGTTAAGTAAAAATCAGGTGGTAGGGACAATTAATTTCTTTATAAACGATCAATTGATTGATAAACGTCCATTGGTAGTGAAACAAGCGATAGATCAAGGTGGATTTTTGAGTCGAGTATGGGACTATATTGTCGTAACAATTTCCAGCTGGTGGCAGGCATTATTTGGTTAG
- a CDS encoding serine/threonine transporter: MDTTRVDSITSSYAHQDVKVWRKSDTVWMLGLYGTAIGAGVLFLPINAGMSGLLPVILMTLLAFPMAFFSHRGLTRFVLSGSKPNGDITEVVEEHFGRSAGNWITLLYFFAIYPILLVYGVSITNNVENFIVELLGFNAPPRWLLALILVGSIMAIVSLGEKYIVKIMSMLVFPFIAVLVIFSLYMIPHWHGAALETLSLSNVNMDSAENNQSMLVTIWLTIPVMVFAFNHSPIISAFAVANRKEYGSHADQKSSRILASAHILMVLTVMFFVFSCVFTLSPADLVKAKAANISILDYLSGYFDKPFIKYAASLIAFVAIIKSFLGHYLGAREGFNGLVERAYRAKGKTINIQKLNKATAIFMLVTTWLVATLNPSILSIIESLGGPVIAILLFMMPMYAISKIPAMRKYSGHISNIFVVIVGIIAISAAVYKLFL; encoded by the coding sequence ATGGATACAACTCGAGTTGATTCCATCACTTCCTCATATGCACACCAGGACGTAAAAGTTTGGCGTAAAAGTGATACAGTTTGGATGTTAGGCTTATACGGTACCGCAATCGGTGCTGGAGTTCTCTTTTTGCCTATTAATGCAGGTATGAGTGGCCTATTGCCCGTCATTCTAATGACGTTGCTCGCTTTTCCAATGGCCTTTTTTTCCCATCGCGGTTTAACCCGTTTTGTATTATCCGGTTCAAAACCTAATGGCGATATTACTGAGGTTGTAGAAGAACATTTTGGCCGTTCAGCGGGTAATTGGATTACGCTGCTCTATTTTTTTGCTATTTATCCTATCTTATTAGTATATGGCGTATCGATTACCAACAATGTCGAGAATTTCATCGTTGAACTCCTCGGTTTCAATGCTCCACCACGCTGGCTATTAGCACTTATTCTTGTCGGTAGTATTATGGCTATTGTTAGCCTAGGTGAAAAATACATAGTGAAAATAATGAGCATGCTAGTATTTCCGTTTATTGCGGTGCTGGTGATATTTTCTCTCTATATGATCCCGCACTGGCATGGTGCTGCATTAGAAACGCTTTCATTGTCAAATGTTAATATGGATAGTGCTGAAAATAACCAAAGTATGTTGGTTACAATTTGGTTAACCATTCCTGTTATGGTTTTTGCCTTTAACCATTCACCCATTATTTCTGCTTTCGCTGTTGCCAATCGTAAAGAATATGGCTCGCATGCTGATCAAAAATCTTCGCGAATTTTAGCTTCAGCACATATTTTAATGGTATTAACAGTAATGTTTTTCGTTTTTAGCTGTGTATTTACCTTATCTCCAGCTGATCTGGTAAAAGCAAAAGCGGCAAACATCAGTATCCTCGACTATTTATCTGGTTATTTCGATAAACCTTTTATTAAATATGCCGCTTCACTGATTGCTTTTGTTGCGATTATAAAATCGTTCCTAGGGCATTATCTCGGTGCTCGTGAAGGTTTTAATGGTTTGGTTGAACGTGCTTATCGAGCTAAAGGTAAAACAATCAATATTCAAAAGCTAAATAAAGCGACTGCGATTTTTATGTTAGTCACTACCTGGTTAGTTGCTACTTTAAATCCAAGCATTTTGAGCATTATTGAAAGTTTAGGTGGACCGGTTATTGCAATTCTATTGTTCATGATGCCAATGTATGCCATTAGCAAAATACCCGCTATGCGGAAGTATTCTGGTCACATTAGTAATATTTTTGTGGTTATTGTCGGTATTATCGCTATTTCAGCTGCAGTATATAAATTATTTCTTTAA